The Chamaesiphon minutus PCC 6605 DNA window TTATGTCGGGCAGACTGCGACCCCCATGCAAGCAGCCCTGTATGCTACAGCAGGTAAATTATACCAACCCGATCGACTGCTCCAGCCACAAGACATTGCTGACACCGTACTTCACACCATCAGCTTGTCGCCAACGGCTGAGGTTACAGATGTTTACATTAGACCATTAACAGTAGACTCCCGATGATGAGAGTCGAGCCGTTATCTCATAATTTGAGAGATGTGTTGTGGTTAAATAGTAGAAGTTTTCGTTTGCATAGCGTTTCCCTTAGAGAATCGGGTTCGATCGGTACGCTTTAAGTTGAGATTACAGATGACATTATCCAGCTAACAGGATAACTAAAATTCTACATTCTACCCCTTATTTCTCAATATCGTGAACTTGCGCCTTTTAATTCCATTTTTTGACCCAACAGTAAAAGACTGGTCGTTAACAGCGCGCTTGATGCGGTGGTTAACTTTTCTGTGGATTGCGATCGGTATTCTCGTATTGTTTTCAGCTTCCTACTATCATGGGGAAATTGAAAAAAAAGATGGCTTTTTTTATTTCAATCGCCAAATCTTTTATATAATTATTAGCTTAGTTATTTTTAATGCTACCGTTCATACACCACTCCGCAGAATCCTCAAAATTGCTCCCTGGTTTTTATTGATAACTCTGGCTTTACTGTGGTTGACTGTTTTGACTGGAATGGGTCAAAACACTATGGGGGCAACTCGGTGGATTGCGCTCGGCCCAATCCAGATTCAACCATCAGAACTAATTAAACCCTTATTAGTATTACAAGGAGCGAAACTTTTTGGGAAGTGGGAGCAGCATCCGATGAAGGTCAAAGCTACCTGGTTGGGGATATTTGTTCTCGTCTTATTCGCGATTTTAAGACAACCAAATCTTAGCACTACATCTCTGTGTGGTTTGGGTTTGTGGTCGATCGCGTTTGCAGCAGGCTTACCACTGCGATATCTCGCCGGAACGGCGGCTGGAGGGGCGATGGTAGCGGGAATCAGCTTGA harbors:
- a CDS encoding FtsW/RodA/SpoVE family cell cycle protein, which codes for MNLRLLIPFFDPTVKDWSLTARLMRWLTFLWIAIGILVLFSASYYHGEIEKKDGFFYFNRQIFYIIISLVIFNATVHTPLRRILKIAPWFLLITLALLWLTVLTGMGQNTMGATRWIALGPIQIQPSELIKPLLVLQGAKLFGKWEQHPMKVKATWLGIFVLVLFAILRQPNLSTTSLCGLGLWSIAFAAGLPLRYLAGTAAGGAMVAGISLMMHSYQRARMLSFIDPWADRQGNGFQLVQSLLAIGSGGLWGNGFGLSQQKLDYLPIQDTDFIFSVFAEEFGLVGSVLLAILVMSYGTLGLLIASRSHHPVHQLIAVGSTSFIVIQSLFNIGVATGMLPTTGLPLPMFSYGGSSMVASVIQSALLIRVARESAAAKVMRMRV